A genomic region of Vitis vinifera cultivar Pinot Noir 40024 chromosome 7, ASM3070453v1 contains the following coding sequences:
- the LOC100242428 gene encoding pentatricopeptide repeat-containing protein At3g49740, with translation MKLPCYMEYINIVKTTKNAAEQLIKINQLLAELTRSHHNSASVQLFVQIHSSNYLKPDHFTLSSTLTACANLRYAASGNQLHAYSIQTGLKAYTHVGNTLLSFYAKSKDLVSVQRVFNEIENPDVYSWTTLLSACTKLGQIGYACHLFNQTPRMIPVVWNAIITGCAENKHTEIALNLFREMHQLGVRHDKYTFASVLSLCSLELLDFGREVHTLVIKTGFLVRASVINALLTMYFNSGKVADAYEVFEEAESTVHDDITFNVMIGGLASVGRDEEALIMFKEMQEACLRPTELTFVSVMSSCSSARVSHQVHAQAIKMGFEACTPVSNAAMTMYSSCGNLHAVHMVFDRLEEKDLISWNIIIMNYAQGNFYRLAILAFLQMQRAGIEPDEFTIGSLLASSESLEIVKMFQALVSKNGLNSKIEVSNALVSAFSKHGQIEQAYQVFNNMSSPNLISWNTIISGFLFNGFTLQGLEQFYELLMSTLKPNAYTLSIVLSICASISALRHGKQIHGYILRSGVFSVTSLGNALITMYAKCGDLDWSLRIFNVMNGRDIVSWNAMISAYAQHGKGKEAVHFFKAMQDSGGVKPDQATFTAVLSACSHAGLVDDGTRIFNSMVNDYGFEPGADHLSCIVDLLGRAGYLEEAERLINSKHLKIVSSIWWTLFSACAAHGNLRLGRIVAGFLLEIEQNDPAVYVLLSNIYAAAGQWEEAANTRDLMQKTRVAKQPGCSWIGS, from the coding sequence ATGAAACTCCCATGTTACATGGAATACATAAATATTGTAAAGACAACTAAAAACGCTGCTGAACAACTCATTAAAATCAACCAGCTACTTGCAGAGTTGACTCGCTCACACCATAACTCAGCCTCTGTCCAGTTATTTGTCCAAATTCACTCTTCCAACTATCTCAAACCAGACCATTTTACCCTCTCTAGCACCCTGACTGCATGTGCCAATCTTCGCTACGCTGCATCTGGTAATCAGCTTCATGCCTATTCCATCCAAACAGGTCTCAAAGCCTATACACATGTTGGAAATACTCTCCTTTCCTTCTATGCAAAATCAAAAGACTTAGTTTCTGTGCAACGGGTAttcaatgaaattgaaaatccaGATGTATACTCATGGACAACTCTGTTGTCAGCTTGTACCAAGTTAGGGCAAATTGGTTATGCTTGCCACTTATTCAATCAAACACCCCGGATGATCCCTGTAGTGTGGAATGCAATAATCACAGGATGTGCAGAGAATAAGCATACAGAGATTGCTTTGAACTTGTTTCGGGAAATGCACCAATTGGGTGTTAGACATGACAAGTATACTTTTGCTAGTGTTCTCAGCTTGTGTTCTCTGGAGTTGCTGGATTTTGGAAGGGAGGTGCATACACTGGTCATCAAAACTGGGTTTTTGGTTAGAGCTTCTGTTATTAATGCTCTGCTTACAATGTATTTCAACTCTGGAAAAGTTGCAGATGCAtatgaggtatttgaagaagcAGAATCCACAGTACATGATGATATTACTTTTAATGTGATGATAGGTGGCCTAGCAAGCGTGGGAAGAGATGAGGAAGCCCTGATAATGTTTAAAGAAATGCAAGAAGCTTGTCTCAGACCCACTGAACTGACTTTTGTTAGTGTTATGAGCTCATGTTCATCTGCAAGAGTTAGCCATCAAGTACATGCACAAGCCATCAAGATGGGTTTTGAAGCTTGTACTCCTGTAAGTAACGCGGCAATGACCATGTACTCCAGTTGTGGGAATTTACATGCTGTTCACATGGTTTTTGACAGACTGGAAGAGAAGGATCTCATCTCATGGAATATCATTATTATGAACTATGCTCAGGGGAATTTCTATAGATTGGCAATCTTGGCTTTCCTGCAAATGCAAAGAGCAGGGATAGAACCAGATGAGTTCACTATTGGAAGTCTGTTAGCGAGCTCAGAGTCCTTAGAGATTGTGAAGATGTTTCAAGCCCTTGTATCAAAAAATGGGTTGAACTCAAAAATAGAAGTTTCCAATGCACTTGTTTCTGCTTTCTCTAAGCACGGTCAAATAGAGCAGGCCTATCAAGTATTCAATAACATGTCTTCCCCTAATTTGATCTCCTGGAATACAATAATTTCTGGGTTCCTGTTTAATGGATTTACATTGCAGGGCTTAGAGCAGTTTTATGAGTTGTTGATGTCCACACTCAAACCCAATGCATACACTCTCAGCATTGTTTTGAGCATTTGTGCTAGCATTTCAGCCTTGAGACATGGAAAACAGATTCATGGCTATATCCTTAGATCTGGGGTTTTTTCAGTTACATCTTTGGGAAATGCTCTCATTACAATGTATGCAAAATGTGGGGATTTAGATTGGTCATTGAGGATTTTTAATGTGATGAATGGAAGAGACATAGTCTCTTGGAATGCCATGATCTCTGCTTATGCACAGCATGGGAAAGGAAAAGAAGCTGTCCATTTTTTCAAGGCAATGCAAGATTCAGGTGGAGTGAAACCAGATCAGGCTACCTTCACAGCAGTTCTTTCAGCTTGTAGTCATGCAGGCTTAGTTGATGATGGAACTAGGATTTTCAACTCCATGGTAAATGATTACGGTTTTGAGCCTGGAGCAGATCATCTTTCTTGTATTGTTGACCTTCTTGGTCGAGCTGGATATCTTGAAGAGGCAGAAAGACTGATAAACAGTAAGCATCTGAAAATAGTTTCCAGTATCTGGTGGACATTGTTCAGTGCTTGTGCAGCTCATGGTAATTTAAGGCTTGGAAGGATTGTTGCTGGGTTTCTCCTTGAAATTGAACAAAATGATCCAGCAGTATATGTGCTTTTGTCAAATATTTATGCGGCTGCAGGTCAATGGGAAGAAGCCGCTAACACAAGGGACTTGATGCAGAAAACCAGGGTGGCGAAGCAACCTGGATGCAGTTGGATTGGGTCATAA
- the LOC100259537 gene encoding DUF21 domain-containing protein At2g14520 produces the protein MAVEYRCCGTGFFLHISIIALLVLFAGLMSGLTLGLMSMSLVDLEVLAKSGTPSDRKHALKILPVVRRQHLLLCTLLICNAAAMETLPIFLDSLVSTWGAILISVTLILLFGEIIPQAVCSQHGLAIGAAVAPFVRILVWICFPVAYPISKLLDRLLGKGHEALFRRAELKTLVDFHGNEAGKGGELTRDETTIITGALELTEKTARDAMTPISETFSVDINAKLDRDLMRLILEKGHSRVPVYSEQERNIIGLILVKNLLSIHPEDEVSVKNVTIRRIPRVLETMPLYDILNEFQKGHSHMAVVVGQNSHTVEHSGSELPTDVKDVRVDIYGDKHYPQEKMLRTKRTLKKCRSNTDDTDNSERGTSKSKKWGKGLHPEVLNIDDTPLPKLSEGEAIGIITMEDVIEEILQEEIFDETDHRHESS, from the exons ATGGCAGTAGAATACCGATGCTGTGGAACAGGGTTCTTTCTTCACATATCGATAATAGCTTTGCTAGTGTTGTTTGCTGGATTGATGTCTGGACTCACGTTGGGCCTCATGTCCATGAGCCTGGTTGATCTTGAAGTTCTTGCTAAGTCTGGAACACCCAGTGATCGGAAACATGCTC TGAAAATCCTTCCAGTTGTGAGAAGACAACATTTATTGCTCTGTACCCTTCTAATCTGCAATGCTGCTGCCATGGAG aCACTTCCAATTTTTCTCGATAGCCTGGTTTCTACCTGGGGAGCTATCCTTATTTCTGTAACCTTGATACTACTCTTCGGTGag ATTATACCACAAGCAGTTTGTTCTCAACATGGTTTGGCAATTGGTGCAGCAGTGGCTCCATTTGTTCGAATTCTCGTTTGGATTTGTTTTCCTGTCGCATATCCAATAAGCAAG CTACTAGACAGATTGTTGGGGAAAGGACATGAAGCTCTTTTTCGTCGAGCTGAGTTGAAAACACTAGTTGATTTTCATGGAAATGAG GCTGGAAAAGGAGGAGAACTTACACGAGATGAGACAACGATCATCACTGGAGCACTTGAACTCACTGAGAAAACAGCCAGGGATGCAATGACTCCTATATCTGAAACCTTTTCAGTTGATATTAACGCCAAACTTGACAG AGATTTGATGAGGCTAATCTTGGAGAAAGGACATAGCAGGGTTCCAGTTTATTCTGAGcaagaaagaaatataattgGACTTATTCTG GTGAAGAACTTATTGAGCATCCATCCAGAAGATGAAGTGTCTGTAAAGAATGTCACTATTCGTCGGATCCCAAG AGTCTTGGAGACTATGCCTTTATATGACATACTAAATGAGTTTCAGAAAGGTCACAGCCATATGGCTGTTGTTGTAGGACAGAACAGTCACACAGTGGAGCATTCCGGCAGTGAACTCCCAACTGATG TGAAAGATGTGAGGGTGGACATTTATGGGGACAAGCATTATCCCCAAGAGAAAATGTTGAGGACCAAGAGAACACTCAAGAAGTGTAGAAGTAACACTGACGACACAGATAATTCAGAGAGAGGAACCTCAAAGAGCAAGAAGTGGGGAAAGGGCTTGCACCCTGAAGTTCTGAATATTGATGACACTCCCCTTCCAAAGCTCAGTGAAGGAGAAGCTATTGGCATAATAACAATGGAAGATGTCATTGAAGAAATCTTACAA GAGGAGATCTTTGATGAGACAGATCATCGCCATGAAAGCTCATAG
- the LOC100264711 gene encoding putative pentatricopeptide repeat-containing protein At5g65820, translated as MQRLSSRTAAFCYKTPIFSFSSKLNTPFHLICIETYVSGPHNLDPHLKPTHSQMGYSQNTDQVHPNHRLSNFGDKNCTISERRGGFGLVRLESNRENCTYDQNYDEFSADVEKVYRILRKFHSRVPKLELALQESGVAVRSGLTERVLNRCGDAGNLGYRFFVWASKQPGYRHSYEVYKAMIKILGKMRQFGAVWALIEEMRRENPQFVSPYVFVVLMRRFASARMVKKAIEVLDEMPKYGCEPDEHVFGCLLDALCKNGSVKEAASLFEDMRIRFTPTLKHFTSLLYGWCREGKLMEAKYVLVQIREAGFEPDIVVYNNLLTGYAAAGKMVDAYDLLKEMRRKECEPNVMSFTTLIQALCAKKKMEEAMRVFFEMQSCGCPADAVTYTTLISGFCKWGKISKGYELLDNMIQQGHIPNPMTYLHIMAAHEKKEELEECIELMEEMRKIGCTPDLNIYNIVIRLACKLGEIKEGVRVWNEMEATGLSPGLDTFVIMIHGFLSQRCLVEACEFFKEMVGRGLLSAPQYGTLKELLNSLLRAEKLEMSKDVWSCIMTKGCDLNVYAWTIWIHALFSNGHVKEACSYCLDMMDAGVMPQPDTFAKLMRGLRKLYNRQIAAEITEKVRKMAAEREMTFKMYKRRGERNLKEKIKEAKDGRKRRARRRRWGGGHGRANIL; from the coding sequence ATGCAGAGGTTATCTTCAAGAACAGCTGCTTTCTGCTACAAAACccctattttttcattttcctccaaACTAAACACTCCCTTCCACCTGATCTGCATTGAAACATATGTTTCAGGTCCTCACAACCTCGACCCCCATCTCAAACCCACTCATTCTCAAATGGGTTATTCCCAAAACACAGATCAAGTCCATCCAAATCACAGACTCTCGAATTTTGGTGATAAAAACTGCACAATCAGTGAAAGAAGAGGAGGATTTGGACTTGTACGCCTGGAAAGCAATCGAGAAAACTGTACTTATGATCAGAATTATGATGAATTTTCAGCTGATGTCGAAAAGGTCTATAGAATTCTAAGGAAATTCCACTCTAGGGTTCCAAAACTGGAACTGGCTTTGCAAGAATCCGGCGTCGCCGTGAGGTCGGGGTTAACCGAACGGGTTTTGAATCGCTGTGGCGATGCCGGAAATTTGGGTTATAGGTTCTTCGTGTGGGCATCAAAGCAACCGGGCTATAGACATAGTTATGAAGTGTACAAAGCAATGATCAAGATTTTGGGGAAAATGAGGCAATTTGGCGCTGTTTGGGCATTAATTGAGGAAATGAGGCGGGAAAATCCCCAGTTTGTATCGCCCTATGTGTTTGTTGTGTTGATGAGGAGATTTGCGTCCGCAAGAATGGTAAAAAAGGCAATTGAAGTCTTGGATGAGATGCCAAAGTATGGTTGTGAACCTGACGAGCATGTTTTTGGGTGTTTGTTGGATGCATTATGCAAGAATGGGAGTGTTAAGGAAGCTGCTTCATTGTTTGAGGATATGAGAATTCGTTTTACGCCAACTCTTAAGCATTTTACTTCATTGCTGTACGGGTGGTGTAGGGAAGGGAAGCTTATGGAGGCAAAATATGTATTAGTACAGATCAGGGAAGCGGGTTTTGAACCAGACATTGTGGTTTATAACAATCTGCTTACTGGGTATGCTGCAGCTGGGAAAATGGTGGATGCTTATGATCTTTTGAAAGAGATGAGGAGGAAGGAATGTGAGCCAAATGTGATGTCATTTACGACTTTGATTCAGGCCCTCTgtgcaaagaaaaaaatggaggagGCAATGAGGGTTTTCTTTGAGATGCAGAGTTGTGGCTGCCCAGCGGATGCTGTGACATACACTACCTTGATAAGTGGATTTTGCAAGTGGGGAAAGATTAGTAAGGGTTATGAGCTTTTGGATAATATGATACAACAAGGCCATATCCCTAATCCAATGACTTATTTGCATATCATGGCAGCCcatgagaaaaaggaagagtTGGAAGAGTGCATAGAACTCATGGAGGAGATGAGAAAAATTGGTTGCACTCCTGATCTCAATATTTACAACATAGTGATCCGGTTGGCATGCAAGCTGGGTGAGATTAAAGAAGGCGTTCGAGTTTGGAATGAAATGGAAGCAACTGGACTGAGTCCGGGCCTTGACACCTTTGTCATTATGATTCATGGATTCCTCAGCCAACGTTGTCTGGTTGAAGCTTGTGAATTCTTCAAAGAAATGGTTGGGAGAGGTCTTCTGTCTGCTCCTCAATATGGCACCTTGAAGGAGCTATTGAATTCTTTATTAAGAGCTGAGAAGCTTGAAATGAGTAAAGATGTTTGGAGTTGCATCATGACAAAAGGATGTGATCTCAATGTGTATGCATGGACAATCTGGATTCATGCACTTTTCTCAAATGGGCATGTGAAAGAGGCTTGTTCATACTGTTTGGACATGATGGATGCAGGGGTAATGCCACAGCCTGACACTTTTGCCAAGCTCATGAGGGGTCTGAGGAAACTGTATAACAGACAAATTGCTGCTGAGATCACAGAAAAAGTGAGGAAGATGGCTGCAGAGAGAGAAATGACCTTCAAGATGTATAAAAGGCGAGGTGAGAGgaacttgaaagaaaaaattaaggagGCAAAGGATGGGAGGAAGAGGAGGGCTCGCAGACGCCGGTGGGGTGGGGGGCATGGTAGAGCTAACATTTTGTAG